The Vibrio syngnathi DNA window TGGTCAAAATTATTTAGGTGGCTCAGGCGTGATCTATCTTATCTACCCTGCATATGAGCACTTTAATGAATCTCTACCGCCATTTAGATTTGATGAGAACCTGTCGGTAAGGGTAATCCCTTATGATCTCATTAACGATGAGTGTGAGCTGTTGGGTGTTGAGTTGCCGCTAGAGTTTTCAGCGCCTAAGCTTTCGAGCTAAATTACGTATATCGTTATTTACTCGATTAGACTGAAGTACTAAATCAAGAGCATCGAGCTCTCTACCGTTGTCAAAGATCAACTTTGCGTTTCCGATTCGAATGGCTGCACCAGCTTCATTGCTGACTTTTTGCCTTACAAGAGTTTCAATGGCATCTGCGCGTGAAATCCTTCCAGTAGTGAAATTTTGGAAAAGCTCATAGTTGGATACAAAAGCGGCCTTGCCAACGGATTTTAATTTTTTGTCTAGTTCGATGTCGTCCATGTGATGCTCCATATTTTATGCGATTAAGCTTTGATAGAATTATAGTCGGTTTCTAGTAACCATCAGGATATAGCAGGATGCAAAACCCTGATTCTTTCTGATAGAACAGCTCCTTTGAAATCAGTGTTTTCTGAAGTAACACCAGAAGTAACATATTAAAAATCGATGTTGATTATTTTTTATGTTAATCAAAAGGATAGGTTAGATAGTCGAGTCCAGTAGCGACCACATTATACGAAAGAGCCCACCTAGTGTGGGCTTTTTTGTGTCTGTCGCCTTTCAGCCAAAACAACCGCTTTAGCTGAAATACTCGATAGAGCTCTAACCTCGAATGATCATTTGCTCACGCTCAGGGCCTACTGATACCATCACAATTGGCACACCCATCAACTCTTCGATACGCGTAACGTAATCTTGTGCTGCTTGAGGAAGGCTCTCAAATGTGCGGCAGCCCGTGATGTCTTCATCCCAACCTGCCATATCTTCATATACCGGCTTTAGTTCAGCCGTTTGTGGCCAAATCGGGTTTTCAGTGTGCTCACCAGAGTAAGCGGTACAGATCTTAAGTTCAGATAAACCAGACAGGCAATCAATCTTAGTCAGTGCGATTTCAGTCGCGGCTTGTAGGTCAACGCCGTTGCGAGTTGCTACCGCATCAAAGTAGCCCATATCACGTGGGCGACCCGTTGTTGCGCCATATTCGTTAGAGCTTTCGCGGAAGCTGTCTTGCTCTTCCATTGCAGTCACTAGCGTACCAGTACCAACAGATGAGCTGAACGATTTAGCAACAGCAATAACGCGCTCAGGGCGAAGGGCAGGTAGACCACTACCGATACCCGCGTAAGCTGCGGTTACATTAGAAGACGTCGTCCAAGGGTATTCACCGTAGACAAGGTCACGACCTGCGCCTAGCTGAGCTTCAAACAGTAGGTTCGCGTCTTGCGATTGCAGTGCTTTTAGCGGCTCAGTCACGTTGCAAATGAATGGGCGCCAAGCTTTAGTCACTTCAAGGAGCCACTCTGTCATTTCAGAAGCAGTCTGAGTGAAGTCACATTGTGGGTATAGCGCTTTAAGTTGAGGCATCTTCCAATCAAGCAGGAATTGAATGCGCTGCTGTAAAATCTCAGGTTGATTCAGCCAACCGACAAGAATGCCTTTCTTCATTACACGGTCACCGTACGCTGGTGCAATACCTTGACGTGTTGAGCCATAAGCACCATCGCCTAAACGCTCTTCTTCAAGCGTGTCTTCAAGCGCGTGTAAAGGTAGACACAACGTTGCACGGTCTGAAATCGCCATTTTCACTGTGATGCCAGCCGCTTGTACTTCTGCAATCTCTTGAGTTAGCGCAGCAGGGCTGATCACCATGCCAGGGCCAAGAACTGCCGTACAATCAGGATTAAAAATACCACTCGGTAGTTGGTGCAGTTTGAATGTACCGAAGTCGTTTACTACGGTATGACCGGCATTGTTTCCGCCTTGAAAGCGAATGCTAGCAGAAGCTTGGTCTGCTAAAAAATCAACGATACGGCCTTTGCCTTCGTCGCCCCAGTTTGCGCCTACAACAACAATAGATGGCATAATTTTTCTCCTGACTGATTGAGAAATCATGTTATGCCTACAATGTGGATAAGAGAAATTAATTATCTTTATTATCTTGATAAGGATTCCATATATCCTTAAAGTCTTAACCCATAAGCGAGATTCCCTATCACGTTCGTTCCTCACTGTAGGGAATGACGATAATTGGTAGAGAAACTGTAAAACAACCGTCATTCCAGAACCGAGGAACGAGGTATCTGGAATCTCAAGTCACAAGCGAGATTCCTTATTACGTTCGTCCCTCACTGTAGGGAATGACGATAATTGGTAGAGAAACTGTAAAACAACCGTCATTCCAGAACCGAGGAACGAGGTATCTGGAATCTCAAGTCACAAGCGAGATTCCTTATTACGTTCGTCCCTCACTTTAGGGAATGACGATAATTGGTAGAGAAACTGTAAAACAACCGTCATTCCAGAACCGAGGAACGAGGTATCTGGAATCTCAAGTCACAAGCGAGATTCCTTATTACGTTCGTCCCTCACTTTAGGGAATGACGATAATTGGTAGAGAAACTGTAAAACAACCGTCATTCCAGAACCGAGGAACGAGGTATCTGGAATCCCAAGTCACAAGTGAGATTCCTTATTACGTTCGTCCCTCACTTTAGGGAATGACGGGTGGGGTAGCCCCTCACTGTAAGGAACGATGTGAGTAACACTAGAGAGAGAAAATGATGCTCGATATTAATTTGTTGAAGACGTTTGTGACGCTAGCGGAATATAAGCATTTTGGGAAAGCGGCCAATGCACTGCACATGACACAACCCAATGTGAGTTTGCACCTAAAACAACTGGAACAACAAACACGCATAAAGTTGATAGAGAGAAGCCCTTTTCAATTGACTCAAGCGGGTGAACGGCTATTGGAAACAAGCCAAAGAACGCTACTCGAACTGCAGATTTGTCAGGCTGATCTCAATGCGATTAACGACCTCAAAATAGGTACATTAACTATTGCCGTGAGTGACATCATTTCCCGGTTTTTGTTGATTCGCCCATTCCAGAAGTTTAAAGCACAGTATCCGGGTATCGACCTTACGCTATTGAATACCACGTCATCTCAGGCATCGAGTTTAGTTAAAAATGCTCAAGCGGATATTGGTTTTGTTATCGCAAAAGAACAGCACAACGAGTCGTTGTATTTCACAAAGCTGCAAGAGCTTTCTTGGTGCGCGTTAGGCGATGGGTTTGATATTCAAGGCTCTGATAGTTTGCCAAAAAGTGATCTCACGGATGTTGATACCGAGCTCACATTGATTCTACTTGGCCATGATACGAGAACCCGTGATTTCATTGATGAAGGTTTACCAAGCCTTAATTTACCCAATCACAGAGTAATGGAAGTAGGGAGTGTCGACGCTCAAATCGACTGGGCAGAAGCGGGATTTGGCGTTGCCATCATTCCTGAATTTGCGATATCCACCAAGCAGCATCTGAATTCAAAAATTACACCATTGACGAATTTCTCTAGCACGAGCCTTGGTTATATCGTGAGGCAGAATCAAGTCTTGTCTAAAGCGACCAAGCAGTTATTAGGTTGGGTGAATGATGAGATTACCCAGTTGCAAAACCAATAACTCCATCTGATCTACCTAAGCCCACCTCGTGTGGGCTTTTTTGTGTCTGCAAAGCGCAACTGTTTCTCCACCCAATAGGCTATCGAGCTAATTAGAGCTCCCCATCTTACTCCCCCAAATCAGAACCTTAAAATTCATCGTTGACAATGTTTGATAATCAAACTAAATTTCACTTATTGGCTTGATGGTCAAACTACTTGTTGGTCAAAGTAGTTTTTGAGCAAGATCGATCAGTAACGACTCCTAACATTGAACACACGAGCTAAGGACGCCATTTTGAGTTTTCCAACACGTCACCAACACAACTTTTCTTCACATAACAGCCAAGGTGAAAAGCGTACTTTCTACGTTCTCTTGTTAACTATCATCACCATGGTTGTCGAGATCGTTGCCGGTACTATTTACGGCTCTATGGCGTTACTTGCTGATGGTTGGCATATGGGGACGCATGCTGCGGCGTTTGGCATCACCTTATTTGCATACCGATATGCGAAGAAACATGCCGAGAGCGAACGTTTCTCTTTTGGTACTGGCAAAGTCAGCGTGCTAGGGGGCTATACCAGCGCGATTGCGTTGGGGATTGTGGCATTGTTGATGCTGGTGGAATCGGTACATCGCTTGTTTAACCCACAAGCAATTCAGTTCAATGAAGCGATCATCGTTGCTTGTATTGGTTTAACCGTGAATGTAGTGAGTATGTTTTTACTCGGCGATCACCATCATGATCACGGACACGAGCATGGTCATGATCATAGTAAGAACCATGGCCATTCGCACGGTCATTCACATAGTCATGATCACGACAGCGACCATGGTCATAAACATGTTGAGCATCACGGACACCATCATGATCACAATCTACGCGCAGCCTACATGCATGTGTTGGCGGATACTTTGACGTCTCTGCTTGCGATTGTTGCGCTGCTATTTGGTAAGTTTTACGGTTGGAACTGGTTAGATGCAGCAATGGGAATGGTTGGCGCATTCGTGATTGCCAAGTGGACGATGAACCTTATGAAACAAACCAGCCCAATCCTGCTGGATGAGAATATCGACCAAGATTATCGTGACTCAGTGACCGAAACCTTAACGCCTTATGCGTCGGTAACCGATTTCCATATGTGGAAGGTGAGTGGACATCACTATTCAGCAGCGATTACTCTTGAATCAAACAGTGACAAAACCGTCTCTGAATATAAACAAATGCTCGCCAAGTTTGATAAGATTAATCATCTTACTCTTGAAGTGCATTCAAACGACCATGCGAAATATAGAACAGCTTAACCAAATACTGACTGAGTTCTACGATAAAATGTCTTCGTGGGAGCAGTCTGTTGTCAAAGAGACAGGTTATTCCCTTGCTCAAGTACACACCATTGAAGTGCTCGGTATGCATGGCGCGTTAAGAATGAAAGAGCTCGCTGAAAAGTTGGGTATCACCACGGGTACGCTTACCGTTCAAATCGAAAAGTTGGTTAAAGCTGAATTGATTGAGCGGCATGAACACCCAACAGATCGTCGTGCGATTGTGGTTGCTTTGACTGATGAAGGGCAGAAGATACACGTTCACCACAACCAGCTTCACTTGAATTTGGTTAATGGACTAACACAAGACATCGAAGAAGATGAGAAAGCGGTGTTATTGAAGTGCCTAACCAAGATGGTGAAAGCGTTTTAGTCAGCCTTGAGTTCGCATTCTAACTCTTTAGCTGCAAAGCGATTGACTAGAAAATCAAAAAATGGACCTGACTCGAATTGAGTGGGTCCATTTTTTCGCCGTTTACGCTCTACTGTACAATCATCAATAGACGGATTCACTGTTTAAAAACTACAAGTCAAAATCTCCAATATTACTCTTCGTTCTTGAACCTCTGATGAGCCAAAAAAATGTCATTCACAACCGTTAGTTCAATAATTGCTCAAAGTGTTTTAATTCAAAGCTTTAATAGCAAG harbors:
- a CDS encoding adenylosuccinate synthase — its product is MPSIVVVGANWGDEGKGRIVDFLADQASASIRFQGGNNAGHTVVNDFGTFKLHQLPSGIFNPDCTAVLGPGMVISPAALTQEIAEVQAAGITVKMAISDRATLCLPLHALEDTLEEERLGDGAYGSTRQGIAPAYGDRVMKKGILVGWLNQPEILQQRIQFLLDWKMPQLKALYPQCDFTQTASEMTEWLLEVTKAWRPFICNVTEPLKALQSQDANLLFEAQLGAGRDLVYGEYPWTTSSNVTAAYAGIGSGLPALRPERVIAVAKSFSSSVGTGTLVTAMEEQDSFRESSNEYGATTGRPRDMGYFDAVATRNGVDLQAATEIALTKIDCLSGLSELKICTAYSGEHTENPIWPQTAELKPVYEDMAGWDEDITGCRTFESLPQAAQDYVTRIEELMGVPIVMVSVGPEREQMIIRG
- a CDS encoding MarR family winged helix-turn-helix transcriptional regulator, with product MRNIEQLNQILTEFYDKMSSWEQSVVKETGYSLAQVHTIEVLGMHGALRMKELAEKLGITTGTLTVQIEKLVKAELIERHEHPTDRRAIVVALTDEGQKIHVHHNQLHLNLVNGLTQDIEEDEKAVLLKCLTKMVKAF
- the dmeF gene encoding CDF family Co(II)/Ni(II) efflux transporter DmeF codes for the protein MSFPTRHQHNFSSHNSQGEKRTFYVLLLTIITMVVEIVAGTIYGSMALLADGWHMGTHAAAFGITLFAYRYAKKHAESERFSFGTGKVSVLGGYTSAIALGIVALLMLVESVHRLFNPQAIQFNEAIIVACIGLTVNVVSMFLLGDHHHDHGHEHGHDHSKNHGHSHGHSHSHDHDSDHGHKHVEHHGHHHDHNLRAAYMHVLADTLTSLLAIVALLFGKFYGWNWLDAAMGMVGAFVIAKWTMNLMKQTSPILLDENIDQDYRDSVTETLTPYASVTDFHMWKVSGHHYSAAITLESNSDKTVSEYKQMLAKFDKINHLTLEVHSNDHAKYRTA
- a CDS encoding LysR family transcriptional regulator, whose product is MMLDINLLKTFVTLAEYKHFGKAANALHMTQPNVSLHLKQLEQQTRIKLIERSPFQLTQAGERLLETSQRTLLELQICQADLNAINDLKIGTLTIAVSDIISRFLLIRPFQKFKAQYPGIDLTLLNTTSSQASSLVKNAQADIGFVIAKEQHNESLYFTKLQELSWCALGDGFDIQGSDSLPKSDLTDVDTELTLILLGHDTRTRDFIDEGLPSLNLPNHRVMEVGSVDAQIDWAEAGFGVAIIPEFAISTKQHLNSKITPLTNFSSTSLGYIVRQNQVLSKATKQLLGWVNDEITQLQNQ